One genomic region from Oceaniferula flava encodes:
- a CDS encoding PEP-CTERM sorting domain-containing protein (PEP-CTERM proteins occur, often in large numbers, in the proteomes of bacteria that also encode an exosortase, a predicted intramembrane cysteine proteinase. The presence of a PEP-CTERM domain at a protein's C-terminus predicts cleavage within the sorting domain, followed by covalent anchoring to some some component of the (usually Gram-negative) cell surface. Many PEP-CTERM proteins exhibit an unusual sequence composition that includes large numbers of potential glycosylation sites. Expression of one such protein has been shown restore the ability of a bacterium to form floc, a type of biofilm.) has product MKINYHRKITTASLTLSCLAASGLAASAATYLHTGGNLETAANWENQADSSTGVLPGSGDVGIINITDTVGNGVGTSNVIQGFEGATINHTTGTMTGAYNWTSADSTYNLSGDAVINNTTNFNSNGDNGAFNLSGNSMLIFANAASDVIANSTNSSINLSDAATIVVPNNFDLRLSGTGASFTITSDWTGSLIAGTTATETDWINELVYGAEANGTIPGTAPTNFVSVGGVQVTEENFSSIFKVTSDGGTGSSLTLVPEPSSAALLGLGGLALILRRRK; this is encoded by the coding sequence ATGAAAATTAATTATCATCGCAAAATCACTACCGCATCACTCACCCTGTCATGCTTGGCAGCTAGCGGTCTAGCAGCGTCAGCAGCCACCTATCTTCACACTGGAGGCAATCTGGAAACGGCGGCCAACTGGGAGAATCAAGCCGATTCATCGACTGGTGTTCTTCCAGGATCTGGCGACGTAGGTATTATCAACATCACCGATACCGTCGGCAATGGTGTGGGCACTAGCAATGTCATCCAAGGATTCGAGGGAGCTACTATCAACCATACGACGGGAACGATGACTGGAGCCTACAACTGGACCAGTGCTGATAGCACTTACAATCTCTCGGGTGATGCTGTCATCAATAATACGACCAACTTTAACTCCAATGGAGACAATGGTGCTTTTAACCTGTCGGGTAACTCCATGTTGATTTTTGCTAATGCCGCTAGTGATGTCATTGCGAATAGTACAAACTCGAGCATTAATTTGAGTGATGCAGCGACGATTGTGGTTCCCAATAACTTTGACCTTCGCCTCAGCGGCACGGGCGCTTCTTTCACCATTACTTCTGATTGGACAGGGAGCCTTATCGCTGGAACTACTGCTACTGAGACAGACTGGATCAACGAATTGGTCTACGGTGCCGAAGCGAATGGCACGATCCCGGGTACAGCCCCGACCAACTTCGTGTCTGTCGGCGGAGTTCAAGTGACGGAAGAAAATTTCTCTTCCATTTTCAAGGTGACCTCTGATGGTGGAACGGGTAGTTCTTTAACTCTTGTTCCTGAGCCTAGCTCTGCGGCTTTGCTCGGTCTTGGTGGTCTTGCTTTGATCTTGCGTCGTCGCAAGTAA